A window of the Hordeum vulgare subsp. vulgare chromosome 5H, MorexV3_pseudomolecules_assembly, whole genome shotgun sequence genome harbors these coding sequences:
- the LOC123394961 gene encoding G-type lectin S-receptor-like serine/threonine-protein kinase At1g34300, translated as MRPSWGDLAVVWCCFLLLLLLPFLSHGKDMPLGSTLTPGGNSAAWASPNSTFSLAFAPSPTSPSLFVAAVTYAGGISIWSAGAGAPVDSGGSLLLSSTGDLQLVNGSGAVLWSSGTAGRGVSAAALQESGSLVLKNSTGGAVWQSFDHPTDTVVMSQNFASGMNLTSGSYVFAVDRATGNLTLKWANAGSATVTYFNKGYNSTFTANRTLSSPTLTMQTNGIVSLTDGTLNAPVVVAYSSNYGESGDMLRFVRLDSDGNFRAYSAGRGSGTATEQWSAVADQCEVFGYCGNMGVCGYNGTSPVCGCPSRNFQLNDASNPRSGCRRKVELQNCPGNSTMLQLDNTQFLTYTPEITTEQFFVGITACRLNCLSGSSCVASTALSDGSGLCFLKVSNFVSAYQSASLPSTSFVKVCFPGDPNPPVSAGSTSSSRSSGLRGWVVALVVLGVVSGLVLAEWALWWVFCRNSPKYGPASAQYALLEYASGAPVQFSYRELQRSTKGFKEKLGAGGFGAVYRGVLANRTVVAVKQLEGIEQGEKQFRMEVATISSTHHLNLVRLIGFCSEGRHRLLVYEFMKNGSLDSFLFGAGSNSNDSGKAMSWATRFAVAVGTARGITYLHEECRDTIVHCDIKPENILLDEQHNAKVSDFGLAKLINPKDHRHRTLTSVRGTRGYLAPEWLANLPITVKSDVYSYGMVLLETVSGHRNFDISEETNRKKFSVWAYDEYEKGNILPIVDRRLAGEEVDMAQVERALQVSFWCIQEQPSQRPSMGKVVQMLEGIMELERPPPPKSSDSFMTVTTATTGGSASGVSSSVASTFASSVAAPPAPVPSPNVEQEMSVGRSASARTREIASLPLRSSEPYMTM; from the coding sequence ATGCGGCCGTCATGGGGGGATCTCGCCGTCGTCTGGTGCTGCTTCttgctcctcctgctcctcccttTCCTGTCCCATGGCAAGGACATGCCCCTGGGCTCCACCCTCACGCCGGGCGGCAACTCGGCGGCGTGGGCCTCGCCCAACTCCACCTTCTCCCTCGCCTTCGCGCCGTCCCCGACCTCCCCGTCGCTCTTCGTCGCCGCGGTCACCTACGCCGGCGGCATCTCCATCTGGTCCGCGGGCGCCGGCGCGCCCGTCGACTCGGGGGGCtcgctcctcctctcctccaccggCGACCTGCAGCTGGTCAACGGCTCCGGCGCCGTGCTCTGGTCGTCCGGCACCGCCGGCCGGGGCGTCTCCGCGGCCGCCCTCCAGGAGAGCGGCAGCCTCGTGCTCAAGAACTCCACGGGCGGCGCCGTGTGGCAGTCCTTCGACCACCCGACGGACACCGTGGTCATGTCCCAGAACTTCGCGTCCGGCATGAACCTCACCTCCGGCTCCTACGTCTTCGCCGTCGACCGGGCCACCGGCAACCTCACGCTCAAGTGGGCCAACGCCGGCTCCGCCACCGTCACCTACTTCAACAAGGGCTATAACTCCACCTTCACCGCCAACAGGACGCTCAGCTCCCCAACGCTCACGATGCAGACCAACGGCATCGTCTCCCTCACCGACGGCACGCTCAACGCACCCGTCGTCGTCGCCTACAGCAGCAACTACGGCGAGAGCGGCGACATGCTGCGCTTCGTGCGCCTCGACTCGGACGGCAACTTCCGCGCCTACAGCGCCGGGCGCGGCAGCGGCACGGCCACCGAGCAGTGGTCCGCGGTGGCGGACCAGTGCGAGGTGTTCGGCTACTGCGGCAACATGGGCGTGTGCGGCTACAACGGCACGTCGCCGGTGTGCGGGTGCCCGTCGCGGAACTTCCAGCTCAACGACGCCTCCAACCCCCGAAGCGGGTGCAGGCGCAAGGTCGAGCTCCAGAACTGCCCGGGCAACTCCACCATGCTCCAGCTCGACAACACGCAGTTCCTCACCTACACGCCGGAGATAACCACCGAGCAGTTCTTCGTCGGCATCACCGCGTGCCGCCTCAACTGCCTCTCCGGCAGCTCCTGCGTTGCCTCCACCGCGCTCTCCGACGGCTCCGGCCTCTGCTTCCTCAAGGTGTCCAACTTCGTCAGCGCGTACCAGTCGGCGTCGCTCCCCAGCACGTCCTTCGTGAAGGTCTGCTTCCCCGGCGATCCCAACCCGCCCGTCAGCGCCGGCAGCACGTCCTCCTCGCGGTCCTCCGGCCTCCGCGGGTGGGTCGTGGCCCTGGTCGTCCTCGGCGTGGTGTCCGGGCTGGTCCTCGCCGAGTGGGCGCTGTGGTGGGTGTTCTGCCGGAACAGCCCGAAGTACGGGCCGGCGTCGGCGCAGTACGCGCTGCTGGAGTACGCGTCCGGCGCGCCGGTGCAGTTCTCGTACCGCGAGCTGCAGAGATCAACCAAGGGGTTCAAGGAGAAGCTGGGCGCCGGCGGGTTCGGCGCCGTGTACCGCGGCGTGCTGGCGAACCGGACGGTGGTGGCCGTGAAGCAGCTGGAGGGGATCGAGCAGGGGGAGAAGCAGTTCCGGATGGAGGTGGCCACCATCAGCAGCACGCACCACCTCAACCTGGTCCGCCTCATCGGCTTCTGCTCCGAGGGCCGGCACCGGCTGCTCGTCTACGAGTTCATGAAGAACGGCTCGCTCGACTCCTTCCTCTTCGGCGCCGGCAGCAACAGTAACGACAGCGGCAAGGCGATGTCGTGGGCGACGCGGTTCGCGGTGGCGGTGGGCACGGCGCGAGGCATCACGTACCTGCACGAGGAGTGCCGGGACACCATCGTGCACTGCGACATCAAGCCGGAGAACATCCTCCTCGACGAGCAGCACAACGCCAAGGTGTCCGACTTCGGGCTCGCCAAGCTCATCAACCCCAAGGACCACCGGCACCGGACGCTCACCAGCGTGCGCGGCACCAGGGGGTACCTGGCGCCGGAGTGGCTGGCCAACCTGCCCATCACCGTCAAGTCGGACGTGTACAGCTACGGGATGGTCCTGCTGGAGACGGTGAGCGGGCACCGGAACTTCGACATCTCGGAGGAGACGAACCGGAAGAAGTTCTCGGTGTGGGCGTACGACGAGTACGAGAAGGGGAACATCCTGCCGATCGTGGACCGGCGGCTCGCCGGAGAGGAGGTGGACATGGCGCAGGTGGAGCGCGCGCTGCAGGTGAGCTTCTGGTGCATCCAGGAGCAGCCGTCGCAGCGGCCGAGCATGGGGAAGGTGGTGCAGATGCTGGAGGGGATCATGGAGCTGGagcggccgccgccgcccaagtCGTCGGACAGCTTCATGACGGTGACCACGGCCACCACGGGCGGCTCCGCCAGCGGCGTCAGCAGCAGCGTGGCGTCCACGTTCGCCTCGTCGGTGGCGGCGCCGCCGGCGCCCGTGCCGTCGCCGAACGTCGAGCAGGAGATGTCCGTGGGGCGGTCGGCATCCGCCCGGACCCGCGAGATCGCGTCGCTGCCGCTGCGCTCGTCGGAGCCATACATGACAATGTAG
- the LOC123394962 gene encoding post-GPI attachment to proteins factor 3-like, whose translation MAGRSLWVVRLASLLAVGFVVGSVEASPGDAHPLYRTCVKECQNTGIIGSNIISNCQSQENHSTSAGSSWYTQEPLYMHWKQQNCKTDCRYYCMIRREEERHLGGLSPVKYHGKWPFKRVSVFQEPLSAALSALNLLTHFTGWLLFFLQVNYRLPLRPQTKRTYYEFTGLWHIYAILSLNAWFWSTIFHTRDIDLTEKLDYSSAVAQLGYSLILTLLRTFNVKDEAGRVMFAAPILAFVTTHILYLNFYDLDYGWNMKVCVAMGVVHVVAWSIWAAMTHHPSRFKVWIVIFGGALAMLLEVYDFPPYKGYADAHSLWHASTIPLTYLWWTFVRDDAEFRTSTLVKKAK comes from the exons ATGGCCGGAAGGAGCCTCTGGGTAGTTCGATTGGCTTCCCTTCTTGCAGTCGGATTCGTGGTCGGCTCCGTCGAGGCCAGCCCGGGAGATGCTCATCCGCTGTACAG AACTTGTGTGAAGGAGTGTCAGAATACAGGGATTATTGGAAGTAACATCATCAGCAACTGTCAGTCCCAGGAGAATCACAGCACATCTGCTGGAAGTTCTTGGTACACACAGGAGCCCCTTTACATGCACTGGAAGCAACAAAACTGTAAGACAGACTGCCGCTACTACTGCATGATACGGAGAGAAGAGGAAAGACATTTAGGCGGCCTGAGCCCTGTTAAATATCATGGAAAATGGCCCTTCAAACGTGTTTCTGTCTTCCAG GAGCCCCTTTCAGCTGCACTGTCTGCTCTCAACCTATTGACGCACTTTACTGGCTGGCTTTTATTCTTCCTGCAAGTGAATTACAGATTACCTCTTAGACCTCAGACGAAGAGGACATACTATGAGTTCACTGGCTTATGGCATATCTATGCAATATTATCATTGAATGCATGGTTCTGGAGCACTATATTCCATACTAG GGATATTGACTTGACTGAGAAACTGGACTACTCTTCAGCTGTGGCCCAACTTGGCTACTCTTTAATCCTTACTTTGCTAAGAACTTTTAATGTCAAGGATGAGGCTGGTAGGGTGATGTTTGCTGCACCTATTCTAGCATTTGTTACTACACACATCTTGTATCTTAACTTCTACGACCTTGACTACG GATGGAATATGAAAGTTTGTGTGGCAATGGGTGTGGTTCATGTTGTCGCATGGTCAATCTGGGCGGCTATGACCCATCATCCGTCACGATTCAAGGTTTGGATCGTCATATTTGGAGGAGCTCTAGCTATGCTTCTTGAAGTGTATGACTTTCCTCCATACAAGGGGTATGCTGATGCACATTCGCTGTGGCACGCGAGCACCATTCCTCTCACCTATCTTTGGTGGACCTTCGTTAGAGATGATGCGGAATTCCGCACCTCCACACTTGTTAAGAAGGCCAAGTAG
- the LOC123394963 gene encoding G-type lectin S-receptor-like serine/threonine-protein kinase At1g34300: MMRHLRGGPGAGADLAVLSCSFLLLSILSHGADMPLGSSLSPAANSASWSSPNSTFSLSFKPSPTSPSLFVAAVTYTGGVPVWSAGAGAAVDSRGSLRLSSSGDLQLVKGSGAVLWSSGTAGRGVAAAALQDSGNLVLKNSRGRILWQSFDHPTDTVVMSQSFTSGMNLTSGPYVFAVDRSGTLTLNWASAGASPVTYFNKGYNYTFTAKKTLTLTMQTNGIVSLNDGSLVNPVLVAYSSNYGESDDMLRFMRLDSDGNFRAYSSARGSGTATEQWSAVADQCQVFGYCGNMGVCSYNRTSPVCGCPSRNFELVDASNPRSGCKRKTELQDCPGNSTMLQVDNTQLLTYPPQIAIEQFYVGITACRLNCLVASSCVGATALSDGSGLCWLKVSNFISAYQSPSLPSTSFVKVCFPGEPNPPGSATNPSSPGTSSLHG, translated from the coding sequence ATGATGCGGCATCTACGGGGAGGTCCCGGAGCCGGAGCGGATCTCGCCGTCCTCAGCTGCAGCTTCTTGCTCCTCTCCATCCTGTCCCATGGCGCGGACATGCCACTCGGCTCCTCCCTCTCACCGGCGGCCAATTCGGCCTCGTGGTCGTCGCCGAACTCCACCTTCTCCCTATCCTTCAAGCCGTCCCCGACCTCCCCGTCGCTCTTCGTCGCTGCGGTCACCTACACCGGCGGAGTCCCCGTCTGGTCTGCCGGCGCCGGCGCGGCGGTGGATTCGAGGGGCTCACTCCGCCTCTCGTCCTCCGGCGATCTGCAGCTGGTCAAAGGCTCCGGCGCCGTGCTCTGGTCGTCCGGCACGGCTGGCCGGGGCGTTGCCGCCGCTGCCCTCCAGGACAGCGGCAACCTCGTGCTCAAGAACTCCAGGGGGCGCATCCTATGGCAGTCATTCGACCACCCGACGGACACCGTGGTCATGTCGCAGAGCTTCACCTCCGGCATGAACCTCACCTCCGGCCCCTACGTCTTCGCCGTCGACAGGTCCGGCACCCTCACGCTTAACTGGGCCAGCGCCGGCGCCTCCCCCGTCACCTACTTCAATAAAGGCTACAACTATACCTTCACCGCCAAGAAGACGCTCACGCTGACGATGCAGACCAACGGCATCGTCTCCCTCAACGACGGCTCCCTCGTCAACCCCGTCCTCGTCGCCTACAGCAGCAACTACGGCGAGAGCGACGACATGCTGCGCTTCATGCGCCTCGACTCCGACGGCAACTTCCGCGCCTACAGCTCCGCGCGGGGCAGCGGCACCGCAACGGAGCAGTGGTCGGCGGTGGCGGACCAATGCCAGGTGTTCGGCTACTGCGGCAACATGGGCGTGTGCAGCTACAACCGCACGTCGCCGGTGTGCGGCTGCCCGTCGCGGAACTTCGAGCTGGTCGACGCCTCCAACCCACGGAGCGGGTGCAAGCGCAAGACCGAGCTCCAGGACTGCCCGGGAAACTCCACCATGCTCCAGGTCGACAACACTCAGCTCCTCACCTACCCGCCGCAGATCGCGATCGAGCAGTTCTACGTCGGCATCACGGCATGCCGCCTCAACTGCCTCGTCGCCAGCTCCTGCGTGGGCGCCACCGCGCTTTCCGACGGCTCCGGCCTCTGCTGGCTCAAGGTCTCCAACTTCATCAGCGCCTACCAGTCGCCGTCGCTCCCAAGCACGTCTTTCGTCAAGGTCTGCTTCCCCGGCGAGCCCAACCCGCCCGGCAGCGCCACTAACCCGTCGTCGCCGGGGACCTCCAGCCTCCATGGATGA
- the LOC123394964 gene encoding uncharacterized protein LOC123394964: MASGITWLQSLLDQFAGSSGFVPAAGRRLDWPPSPCLRQAMAAPGSLEVVVAAARAALPVRRPCEAMAAPGPLKVVAAAACAVAARSWLPARSRPWPLRRQLRDSHTGGRKGILSFQPFLDLVLKFYLNAKWVQVSSDSILRFTNLCSLVLRFTVFLQ; the protein is encoded by the coding sequence ATGGCAAGTGGAATCACGTGGCTTCAGTCCCTGCTGGACCAATTCGCCGGCTCCAGCGGCTTCGTCCCTGCCGCCGGCCGTCGCCTCGACTGGCCGCCGTCCCCGTGCCTGCGCCAGGCAATGGCCGCGCCCGGCTCGCTCGAGGTCGTGGTTGCAGCCGCCCGCGCTGCACTGCCCGTCCGCCGCCCGTGCGAGGCCATGGCCGCGCCCGGCCCTCTCAAGGTCGTGGCCGCAGCCGCCTGTGCCGTGGCTGCCCGCTCCTGGCTCCCGGCCCGCTCCAGGCCGTGGCCGCTGAGGCGACAGTTACGGGATAGCCACACAGGAGGAAGAAAGGGCATCTTATCCTTTCAGCCATTCCTCGATTTAGTCCTAAAATTTTATCTTAATGCTAAATGGGTTCAAGTAAGTTCTGATTCGATCCTCAGGTTTACGAATCTTTGCAGTTTAGTTCTACGCTTTACTGTATTTTTACAATAG